The following coding sequences lie in one Rutidosis leptorrhynchoides isolate AG116_Rl617_1_P2 chromosome 4, CSIRO_AGI_Rlap_v1, whole genome shotgun sequence genomic window:
- the LOC139844221 gene encoding plant cysteine oxidase 2-like has protein sequence MTIEVILTEVSKNIRKKKRCRKIINKRNRSLASTVAMAFPLQRLYMSCIDVFKGVGTIPSPAEVQKLRHILDGMTAEDVGLSSNLQFFKTKSMPEITPKVACTTIYQSEKFSLCIFFMPANAVIPLHNHPGMTVFNKLLLGKVHIKAYDLIDSSNSDVSISPSERQLKLASLKANGVFTAPCDSSVLYPTSGGNIHAFKAITPCAILDVMGPPYSKKDGRDCSYYRDIPYDAFPNEQPIISGEESERYWWLEEIEVPKESEMEGIEYMGPQIIETRSS, from the exons ATGACGATTGAAGTGATATTAACTGAGGTGAGCAAAAATATCAGGAAGAAGAAACGGTGCCGGaaaattattaataaaaggaaCCGGTCGCTGGCGTCTACGGTGGCGATGGCGTTTCCTTTGCAGCGGTTGTATATGTCGTGTATCGATGTATTTAAAGGTGTAGGTACCATTCCGTCGCCTGCTGAGGTTCAGAAACTTCGTCATATTCTCG ATGGAATGACTGCAGAAGATGTTGGATTAAGTAGTAATCTGCAATTCTTTAAAACTAAAAGTATGCCAGAAATAACTCCAAAAGTTGCATGCACTACAATTTACCAGTCTGAAAAATTCTCG TTATGTATTTTCTTTATGCCTGCAAATGCTGTCATACCTCTTCATAACCATCCAGGGATGACCGTTTTCAACAAGCTGTTACTTGGTAAAGTGCATATTAAAGCGTATGATTTAATTGACTCTAGTAACTCTGATGTCTCCATATCCCCATCAGAACGTCAAC TGAAATTGGCAAGTTTAAAAGCGAATGGTGTCTTTACAGCCCCTTGTGACTCATCTGTGCTATATCCAACTTCAGGGGGTAACATACATGCATTCAAAGCTATAACCCCTTGTGCGATCCTTGATGTAATGGGACCTCCATATTCTAAAAAAGATGGGCGGGACTGTTCATACTATAGAGACATTCCATACGATGCATTTCCAA ATGAACAACCGATCATTTCAGGAGAAGAGAGTGAGCGGTATTGGTGGCTAGAAGAGATCGAGGTGCCAAAAGAATCAGAAATGGAGGGAATAGAGTATATGGGTCCTCAGATAATCGAAACGCGTTCATCATAG